A genome region from Glycine max cultivar Williams 82 chromosome 5, Glycine_max_v4.0, whole genome shotgun sequence includes the following:
- the LOC100813824 gene encoding uncharacterized protein produces MMGNPNPNPTPTPEEEKSLKEELLDPILLGERVIKLAQEAESSKVDCTELARKVQVVCDNLRSVVRVVSGAQCLNERPIRRIVGEVFKNLERTLAFIRKCKKHGGVLRQVFSMTTTADFRKVWSLLESSNGDLVWLLTILDSKDGTNVSLPPIASNDPILAWVWTFTYTLQLGQPKDRAEAATELGSLARDNDRTKFIILEEGGVMPLLKLLKEASFPDAQIAAANALVNITTNQDRIVGFIVESHAVPTIVQVLGDSPMRVRVSVANLVSTMAEQHELVREEFIRANVTRPLVSLLSMDMGTVLADPMAGRASIHSLVLNLSNVGEANSDGSSRGSSHQRRDREVESPELRNEVKISCAKALWKLSKGCLSSCRKITETKGLLCLAKIIESESGELQLNCLMAVMEIAAVAESNADLRRAAFKRTAPAAKAVLDQLLRVVQEESDPALRIPAIKAIGSLARNFSGKVPQVIGPLVAQLGNRDVDVASEAAIALGKFVCPDNYNCIDHSKAILELDGIPKLMSLLQINDRQQVHGLKLLCYLALNVGNSKVLEQERALNTLERFARPVQAQHPDMKDLFAKAIHHLTLYQPGAQLHRQPLGL; encoded by the coding sequence ATGATGGGTAacccaaaccctaaccctaCCCCTACCCCGGAAGAGGAAAAGAGCCTCAAGGAGGAGCTGCTGGATCCCATCCTGCTCGGAGAGCGTGTGATAAAGCTTGCTCAGGAGGCGGAGTCGTCTAAGGTGGACTGCACGGAGCTGGCGCGTAAGGTGCAGGTGGTCTGTGACAACCTCCGCTCCGTGGTGCGCGTTGTGTCGGGGGCTCAGTGCCTCAACGAGCGCCCCATCCGCCGCATCGTCGGCGAGGTCTTCAAAAACCTAGAGCGCACGTTAGCGTTCATCCGCAAGTGCAAGAAGCACGGCGGCGTCCTCCGCCAGGTCTTCTCCATGACCACCACCGCCGATTTCCGCAAAGTCTGGAGCCTTCTCGAATCTTCCAACGGCGACCTGGTCTGGCTCCTCACCATCTTGGACTCCAAAGACGGCACCAATGTCTCACTTCCCCCTATTGCCAGCAACGACCCTATTCTCGCTTGGGTCTGGACCTTCACCTACACTCTCCAATTGGGCCAGCCCAAGGACCGCGCCGAAGCCGCCACCGAACTCGGTTCACTCGCCAGAGACAACGACCGTACAAAATTTATCATCTTGGAGGAAGGTGGGGTGATGCCCCTCCttaagcttctcaaggaagcttctttcCCCGATGCTCAGATCGCAGCTGCCAATGCTCTTGTTAACATTACAACCAATCAAGACAGGATTGTTGGTTTCATTGTGGAGTCCCATGCTGTCCCCACCATTGTTCAGGTTCTCGGTGATTCCCCTATGAGGGTTCGTGTCTCTGTTGCCAATTTGGTCTCTACTATGGCTGAGCAACATGAGCTTGTTCGCGAGGAGTTCATCAGGGCCAATGTGACTAGGCCCCTTGTGTCCTTGTTGTCCATGGATATGGGTACTGTCCTTGCTGACCCCATGGCCGGTCGCGCCAGCATTCATTCGCTTGTTCTCAATTTGTCCAATGTCGGGGAGGCGAATTCGGATGGGAGTAGCCGCGGCTCCAGCCACCAGCGAAGAGATAGAGAGGTTGAAAGCCCGGAGTTGAGGAATGAGGTCAAAATCAGTTGTGCTAAGGCTCTTTGGAAACTCTCCAAAGGGTGTCTTTCAAGTTGCAGGAAGATTACCGAGACTAAAGGTTTGCTTTGTCTTGCTAAGATTATTGAGTCCGAGAGTGGGGAATTGCAGCTCAATTGTCTTATGGCTGTCATGGAGATTGCTGCTGTGGCAGAGTCGAATGCTGATCTTAGAAGAGCTGCTTTTAAGCGAACTGCACCGGCAGCCAAGGCAGTTTTGGATCAACTTTTGAGGGTGGTTCAGGAGGAGAGTGATCCGGCATTGCGGATTCCTGCTATAAAGGCAATTGGTTCCTTGGCCAGAAACTTCTCTGGGAAGGTTCCACAGGTTATTGGTCCTTTAGTTGCTCAGCTTGGTAACAGAGATGTTGATGTGGCTAGTGAGGCTGCCATTGCTTTGGGGAAGTTTGTGTGCCCAGACAACTACAACTGCATTGACCATTCTAAGGCAATACTTGAGCTTGATGGGATCCCTAAGCTAATGAGCCTGCTGCAGATAAATGATCGCCAACAAGTTCATGGCCTTAAATTACTTTGTTACCTTGCCTTAAATGTAGGTAACAGTAAGGTCCTTGAGCAAGAACGTGCTTTGAATACCCTAGAGAGGTTTGCTCGTCCTGTTCAAGCACAACATCCTGATATGAAGGACCTTTTTGCAAAGGCCATACACCACCTCACTCTTTATCAGCCTGGAGCTCAATTGCACAGACAGCCCTTGGGGCTGTAA
- the LOC100527293 gene encoding putative 60S ribosomal protein L27a produces MTTRFKKNRKKRGHVSAGHGRIGKHRKHPGGRGNAGGMHHHRILFDKYHPGFFGKVGMRYFHKLRNKFYCPIVNIDKLWSLLPQEAKDKATADKAPLLDVTQFGYFKVLGKGVLPQNQPLVVKAKLVSKIAEKKIKEAGGAVVLTA; encoded by the coding sequence ATGACGACGAGGTTCAAGAAGAACAGGAAGAAGAGAGGCCACGTCAGCGCCGGTCACGGTCGTATCGGGAAGCACCGCAAGCATCCCGGTGGTCGGGGTAACGCCGGTGGCATGCACCACCACCGCATCCTCTTCGACAAGTACCATCCCGGTTTCTTCGGAAAGGTGGGTATGCGCTACTTCCACAAACTCCGCAACAAATTCTACTGCCCCATCGTCAACATTGATAAGCTATGGTCCCTCCTACCCCAGGAGGCCAAGGACAAGGCCACCGCCGACAAGGCGCCATTGCTCGATGTCACCCAGTTCGGTTACTTTAAGGTTTTGGGTAAAGGGGTTTTGCCTCAGAACCAGCCTCTGGTCGTGAAGGCCAAGCTTGTTTCCAAGATCGCCGAGAAGAAGATCAAGGAGGCCGGTGGAGCCGTCGTTCTCACCGCCTGA
- the LOC100811140 gene encoding myb-related protein 330, protein MGRHSCCVKQKLRKGLWSPEEDEKLFNYITRFGVGCWSSVPKLAGLQRCGKSCRLRWINYLRPDLKRGMFSQQEEDLIISLHEVLGNRWAQIAAQLPGRTDNEIKNFWNSCLKKKLLKQGIDPSTHKPLTEAHVKEEKKIIETSPMQTPLSQGPSVPLIFPSSQGSSLLISDSSYYDGGLTEASREIFMTKPALDPLSYYDFPMGVAQSGFNLPVSQYQTSLKASDQNPFGPNSSYVFSSMPSLTNSDHGNVSVTEFSDNNSASKISSLFMNDQVKESSSNSSNLSTIYHGGGCHISSMMENAGFSWEGDNKFDPLFQFQVNATKSEDFKTSSWEEGQLHTQNSIDFTSFPLTSLSEDLTGANFDVFQHI, encoded by the exons ATGGGTCGCCATTCCTGTTGTGTGaagcaaaaattaaggaaaggcTTATGGTCCCCTGAAGAAGATGAGAAGCTATTTAATTACATAACAAGATTTGGAGTCGGATGCTGGAGCTCGGTTCCCAAACTAGCTG GATTGCAAAGATGTGGAAAGAGTTGCAGGTTGAGATGGATAAACTATTTGAGGCCTGATTTAAAGAGAGGCATGTTCTCACAGCAGGAGGAGGATCTTATAATCAGTCTTCATGAAGTTCTTGGAAACAG GTGGGCTCAAATAGCAGCACAGTTACCAGGGAGAACAGACAATGAGATTAAGAACTTCTGGAACTCATGTTTAAAGAAGAAGCTTCTGAAGCAAGGGATTGACCCAAGTACACACAAGCCCCTCACAGAAGCTCAtgtgaaggaagaaaagaaaatcatagaGACATCACCAATGCAAACACCATTGTCTCAAGGCCCTTCAGTTCCATTAATCTTTCCTTCATCACAGGGATCATCACTTCTAATAAGTGATTCCAGTTACTATGATGGAGGGCTAACAGAAGCCTCAAGAGAAATTTTCATGACCAAGCCAGCATTGGACCCTTTGTCCTACTATGATTTTCCAATGGGTGTTGCACAGTCTGGTTTTAACTTACCTGTTAGTCAGTATCAGACAAGCCTTAAAGCATCTGATCAGAACCCCTTTGGACCCAATTCAAGCTATGTATTCTCTTCAATGCCAAGTCTAACCAATTCTGATCACGGGAACGTGTCGGTGACTGAGTTTTCAGACAACAATTCAGCTTCCAAAATAAGTTCATTGTTCATGAATGACCAGGTGAAAGAAAGTTCCAGCAACAGCTCAAACTTGAGCACCATTTACCATGGAGGAGGGTGTCATATCAGCAGCATGATGGAAAATGCAGGGTTCTCGTGGGAGGGTGACAACAAGTTTGACCCTTTGTTTCAGTTCCAAGTAAATGCCACAAAATCAGAGGATTTTAAGACAAGTTCATGGGAAGAAGGGCAGCTGCATACTCAAAATTCCATAGATTTCACGAGCTTTCCGTTAACGTCACTTTCAGAAGATCTAACAGGAGCAAATTTTGATGTATTCCAGCATATATGA